A window from Thermosipho africanus Ob7 encodes these proteins:
- a CDS encoding 2-oxoacid:acceptor oxidoreductase subunit alpha, with protein sequence MGKLVFWQGNEAAAYGALKAGCRFYAGYPITPSSEIAETMARELPKVNGVFIQMEDEIGSAAAIIGASLAGVKSMTATSGPGFSLMQEALGYAIMTETPCVFVNVMRGGPSTGLPTKPAQGDIMQARWGTHGDHAIIALYPSTVEEVYRYMIEAFNLAEIYRTPVVFLMDETLGHMREAFELPDLKNVEIVNRISEKELEEEEIFVPYVESEYAEPKPTALVEMGKTRFHVSGLVHDESGFPNAAYETAEKLIKRLSNKIKLHIDEISIYDEYLTEDAEVLVIAYGIVARSAKEAVKIARNDKMRVGLFKPITIWPLPVHELRKRLSKVEAVVIPEMNLGQYGREILRLVKPGTKVKFINKVGGELITPEEILDGINEILTEGYDY encoded by the coding sequence AGATTTTACGCAGGATATCCTATAACCCCATCTTCAGAAATTGCAGAAACCATGGCAAGAGAGCTTCCAAAAGTAAATGGTGTCTTTATACAGATGGAAGATGAAATAGGGAGTGCAGCAGCTATAATAGGTGCTTCTCTTGCTGGTGTAAAATCAATGACTGCAACAAGTGGGCCGGGTTTTAGCTTAATGCAAGAAGCATTAGGATACGCAATAATGACTGAAACGCCTTGTGTATTTGTAAATGTGATGAGGGGAGGACCTTCAACAGGTTTACCAACTAAACCTGCTCAAGGCGATATAATGCAGGCAAGATGGGGAACTCACGGGGACCATGCCATAATAGCTTTGTATCCTTCAACTGTTGAAGAGGTATATAGATATATGATAGAAGCATTTAATTTAGCTGAAATATATAGAACTCCAGTAGTATTTTTGATGGATGAAACACTTGGTCATATGAGAGAAGCTTTTGAGTTGCCTGATTTAAAGAATGTTGAGATTGTAAATAGAATTTCTGAAAAAGAACTAGAGGAAGAAGAAATATTTGTTCCATATGTTGAAAGTGAATATGCAGAGCCAAAACCAACTGCATTAGTTGAAATGGGAAAAACAAGATTCCATGTTTCGGGCCTTGTCCACGATGAATCAGGTTTTCCAAATGCAGCATATGAAACAGCAGAAAAACTTATTAAGAGATTATCTAACAAAATAAAGTTACATATTGATGAAATCTCAATATATGATGAATATTTAACAGAAGATGCAGAAGTTTTGGTAATTGCATATGGAATAGTTGCAAGAAGCGCAAAAGAAGCAGTGAAAATTGCAAGAAATGATAAGATGAGAGTAGGGTTGTTTAAACCAATAACAATATGGCCGCTTCCAGTTCACGAACTTAGAAAAAGGCTTTCAAAAGTTGAAGCTGTAGTAATTCCAGAAATGAATTTGGGACAATATGGAAGGGAAATTTTAAGATTGGTAAAACCAGGAACGAAAGTTAAATTTATTAATAAAGTAGGTGGAGAATTAATTACACCTGAAGAAATACTTGATGGAATTAATGAAATTCTAACAGAAGGATATGATTACTAG
- the hutU gene encoding urocanate hydratase produces the protein MERIIRAPRGTTLSCKSWQTEAPMRMLMNNLDPEVARDPANLIVYGGTGRAARNWQCFDKIVETLKTLEMDETLLVQSGKPVAVFKTSEWAPRVLIANSNLVPKWANWEYFRELEERGLIMYGQMTAGSWIYIGTQGILQGTYETFYAVAKKYFGGTLKGKWVLTAGLGEMGGAQPLAVTLNDGVVLAVEIDKRMIERRLNTGYLDTWTDNLDEALEMVQKAVKEERPLSVGLLANAADVHPELVKRGIIPDIVTDQTAAHDPLTGYVPAGMSFDEALKLRKENPQKYLELVYESVVKHINAILEMQKQGAKVFEYGNNIRRLAYDHGVKDAFNIPGYVPEYIRDLFAEGKGPFRWAALSGNPEDIYKTDKKVLELFPYDDHLRKWIELAQKKVKWQGLPARICWLGQGERAEFGLAINEMVKKGELEAPIVIGRDHHDTGSVASPYRETEAMKDGSDAIADWPILNAMLNVASGATWVSFHHGGGVGIGYSLHAGMVIVADGTDLAHKKLERVLTNDVGLGVVRHADAGYEIAIETAKKHNLRMPMLD, from the coding sequence ATGGAAAGAATTATTAGAGCACCAAGGGGAACAACATTATCATGTAAAAGTTGGCAAACGGAAGCTCCAATGAGAATGCTTATGAACAACCTTGATCCAGAAGTTGCAAGAGACCCTGCAAATCTAATTGTGTATGGTGGAACTGGTAGAGCTGCAAGAAACTGGCAATGTTTTGATAAAATAGTGGAAACACTAAAAACTTTGGAAATGGATGAAACATTACTTGTACAAAGTGGAAAACCAGTTGCAGTATTTAAAACAAGTGAATGGGCTCCTCGTGTTTTGATTGCAAATTCAAACTTGGTACCAAAATGGGCAAATTGGGAATATTTTAGAGAATTAGAAGAAAGAGGCCTTATAATGTATGGTCAAATGACCGCTGGAAGCTGGATATATATAGGAACTCAAGGCATTTTGCAAGGAACATATGAAACTTTTTATGCAGTTGCCAAAAAATATTTTGGTGGAACTTTAAAAGGAAAATGGGTACTTACAGCTGGACTCGGTGAAATGGGTGGAGCTCAACCTCTTGCAGTAACATTAAATGATGGTGTTGTACTTGCAGTTGAAATAGACAAAAGAATGATTGAAAGAAGACTTAATACTGGATATCTTGATACTTGGACTGACAACTTAGATGAAGCACTTGAAATGGTTCAAAAAGCAGTTAAAGAAGAAAGACCATTATCTGTTGGACTTCTTGCCAATGCAGCAGATGTTCATCCTGAACTTGTTAAAAGAGGAATAATTCCTGATATAGTTACTGACCAAACTGCAGCCCACGATCCACTAACTGGATACGTTCCAGCTGGAATGTCATTTGATGAAGCATTAAAATTAAGAAAAGAAAATCCTCAGAAATACTTAGAATTAGTTTATGAGAGCGTTGTAAAACATATTAATGCAATCCTTGAAATGCAAAAACAAGGTGCAAAAGTATTTGAGTACGGTAATAATATTAGAAGGCTTGCATATGATCACGGTGTAAAAGATGCATTTAATATCCCAGGATATGTACCCGAATATATTAGAGATTTATTTGCCGAAGGAAAAGGACCATTTAGATGGGCTGCTCTATCTGGAAATCCTGAGGATATTTACAAAACCGATAAGAAAGTTCTCGAGTTATTCCCATATGATGACCACCTAAGAAAATGGATAGAACTTGCACAAAAGAAAGTAAAATGGCAAGGATTACCTGCAAGAATTTGCTGGCTTGGGCAAGGAGAACGTGCGGAATTTGGACTTGCAATCAACGAAATGGTCAAAAAAGGTGAATTAGAAGCACCTATAGTCATTGGGAGGGATCACCATGATACTGGATCAGTAGCAAGTCCATATAGAGAAACTGAAGCTATGAAAGATGGAAGTGATGCAATTGCAGACTGGCCAATTTTAAATGCTATGTTAAATGTAGCAAGTGGCGCTACATGGGTTTCATTCCATCATGGTGGTGGTGTTGGTATTGGTTATTCCTTACACGCAGGTATGGTTATAGTTGCAGATGGAACAGACCTAGCACACAAAAAACTTGAAAGAGTCTTAACAAATGATGTTGGTTTGGGTGTTGTAAGACATGCTGATGCCGGCTATGAAATTGCAATCGAAACTGCTAAAAAACATAATTTAAGAATGCCAATGCTTGATTAA
- a CDS encoding M20 family metallo-hydrolase yields MKEKIIKRVEEIQEDIKNSMKKFISINSVNPRSGGPGEKEMAEWLQSLIKDWGFDSIERYDAKDDIVPYGFRPNIVARYNGTVGKRTIWIITHMDKVPAGDLSLWENDPFTPVEKDGKIYGRGAEDNGSSLIASLYGLKTIMDLGIRPKDNIALAFVSDEETGSDYGIKYLVKQNLFSKNDLFLVPDSGEPDGSFIEIAEKSILWFKVIVSGKQAHASRPDIAKNAHRYGARFLTILDEYLNSNYNEEDLLFDYPKSSFEPTKKESNVENVNTIPGTDIFYFDCRILPQYNLEEIFKNIVSLGEKFEKENGVKIQIEKLQFEQAAPPTDKNSEIVVKLINAIKEMRNITPRVGGIGGGTCAAILRNEGLPAAVWATIDETAHQPNEYVVIKNLIEDTKVYAYLIANS; encoded by the coding sequence ATGAAAGAAAAGATTATCAAAAGAGTTGAAGAAATTCAAGAAGACATTAAAAATTCAATGAAAAAGTTTATTTCAATCAACTCAGTGAACCCAAGATCCGGAGGTCCAGGTGAAAAAGAAATGGCTGAATGGCTTCAAAGCTTAATAAAAGACTGGGGTTTTGATTCAATTGAAAGGTACGATGCTAAAGATGATATTGTTCCGTATGGATTCAGACCAAATATCGTTGCAAGATATAATGGAACAGTTGGAAAAAGAACAATTTGGATAATTACACACATGGACAAAGTACCAGCTGGAGATTTAAGTTTGTGGGAAAATGATCCTTTTACACCTGTAGAAAAAGATGGAAAAATTTACGGGCGAGGTGCGGAAGACAATGGATCTTCTTTAATTGCATCTTTATATGGTTTGAAGACAATAATGGATCTAGGTATTCGCCCAAAAGATAATATTGCCTTAGCTTTTGTTTCTGATGAGGAAACTGGTTCTGATTATGGCATTAAATATCTTGTTAAACAAAATCTTTTTAGTAAAAATGATTTGTTCCTTGTGCCTGATTCAGGAGAACCTGACGGTTCATTTATTGAAATAGCCGAAAAATCAATACTTTGGTTTAAAGTAATTGTTTCCGGAAAACAAGCTCATGCTTCAAGGCCTGATATTGCTAAAAATGCTCACAGATACGGAGCAAGGTTTTTAACAATTTTAGATGAATATTTAAATTCAAATTATAATGAAGAAGATTTACTTTTTGATTATCCAAAAAGTTCATTTGAACCAACTAAAAAAGAATCCAACGTTGAAAATGTAAATACCATTCCTGGAACAGATATTTTCTATTTTGATTGTAGGATATTACCACAATATAATTTAGAGGAAATTTTTAAAAACATTGTAAGTTTAGGTGAAAAATTTGAAAAAGAAAATGGAGTAAAAATCCAAATTGAAAAACTCCAATTTGAACAAGCGGCCCCTCCTACTGATAAAAATTCAGAAATAGTAGTTAAATTAATAAATGCAATTAAAGAAATGAGAAACATAACACCAAGAGTAGGAGGAATTGGTGGTGGAACTTGTGCTGCAATTTTAAGAAATGAAGGTTTACCAGCTGCTGTTTGGGCTACTATTGATGAAACTGCCCATCAACCTAATGAATATGTTGTAATTAAAAACTTAATTGAAGATACCAAGGTCTATGCCTACTTAATTGCAAATTCATAA
- a CDS encoding NUDIX hydrolase produces the protein MFIGAEEYAVVVPVVNKKYFLFEIRSNLLRIQPGEISFPGGKIEYGETLKSAAIRETVEEIGVRPNIISNLPPVYTPFNIIIHPFIGILENSNLNINKYEVEKTIEVPIEIFKSPKYTYDLKVKVIPPSSFPFHLIPNGRDYKWRSGTYKVMFFEYNDHIIWGMTALIAHEAYKKINEKGEK, from the coding sequence ATGTTTATAGGTGCAGAAGAATATGCTGTTGTAGTTCCTGTCGTTAATAAAAAATATTTTTTATTCGAAATTAGATCAAATTTACTAAGAATACAACCAGGGGAAATATCTTTTCCAGGCGGGAAAATAGAATATGGAGAAACCCTAAAAAGTGCTGCAATAAGAGAAACAGTAGAAGAAATTGGTGTACGACCAAATATAATTTCAAATCTTCCTCCAGTTTATACTCCATTTAATATTATTATACATCCCTTTATTGGTATTTTAGAAAACTCTAATTTAAATATAAACAAATATGAAGTCGAAAAAACTATTGAAGTGCCAATTGAAATTTTTAAATCACCTAAGTATACATATGACTTAAAAGTAAAAGTCATTCCTCCTAGTTCTTTCCCATTTCATCTAATTCCAAATGGAAGGGATTATAAATGGAGAAGTGGAACATACAAAGTTATGTTTTTTGAATATAATGATCATATTATCTGGGGAATGACAGCTTTAATTGCACACGAAGCATATAAAAAAATAAATGAAAAGGGGGAAAAATAA
- a CDS encoding PQQ-binding-like beta-propeller repeat protein has product MKKLLSILFVFLTLLLFSQIYFLTDGGIYKSTDKILDGKFKDICFLDNKIYAIYNDSIVDIFTKKEIYIESPIYIGEGYFLSNNRLYKFENGKLELIRIISNLEHPFVYKDIIFGINMGNVVALDNGKIVWSLSPNNGKIHKIRIANGKLAVFSSSDLSIFDIENPKFPKFIKKFNIADDYVYNGYHVILKNNLLQFYDENNKLIFSKNVNGNKIITDGENIIVGNYLITKDFNVTTYPFKIIAFINVSHEINFTDNKVKLLWQINLDQEITSKPVAKDGTLYVAATNGKIFKIEDGKITWNYTLPFIVTGHLTLNNDGILVTCWDDYVYQFDFNGNLMWKVELDSDLTLGAAFDGQIIYVVSDNGVLYEIKDGKILNHYDVGKWPISGPFVSLSGSVYIVDGMGYIWKNNKKDKFVGNVKNLAFSLENPQIPPENSFILLDILNNRYTFKENNIYKNDNLILSLDENIQDGIVGNKFLYVLSSGNKLYVIDLKNYNIVYNNFFENSKFLVMDNIGNLFIIGKNIYALSTNDMPSESWYSIYKNHLNSSSVNF; this is encoded by the coding sequence ATGAAGAAACTATTATCTATATTATTTGTTTTTCTTACACTGCTCCTATTTTCTCAAATTTATTTTCTTACTGATGGAGGAATTTATAAATCAACCGACAAAATATTGGATGGAAAATTTAAGGATATTTGCTTTTTAGACAACAAAATTTATGCAATTTATAATGATTCAATAGTTGATATTTTTACAAAAAAGGAAATTTATATAGAATCTCCAATCTACATTGGAGAAGGTTATTTTTTATCTAACAATAGATTATATAAATTCGAAAATGGAAAACTTGAATTAATAAGAATCATTTCGAATCTTGAACATCCTTTTGTTTATAAAGACATTATATTTGGTATAAATATGGGGAATGTTGTTGCTTTGGATAACGGAAAAATTGTATGGTCGCTAAGTCCTAATAATGGAAAAATACATAAAATTAGAATTGCAAATGGAAAACTTGCAGTTTTTTCTTCTTCAGATTTATCAATTTTTGATATTGAAAATCCTAAATTTCCAAAGTTCATAAAAAAATTCAATATAGCTGATGATTATGTATACAACGGTTATCATGTTATTTTAAAAAATAACTTATTACAATTTTACGATGAAAATAATAAACTAATATTCTCAAAAAATGTTAATGGCAATAAAATAATTACCGATGGTGAAAATATAATAGTAGGCAATTACCTAATTACAAAAGATTTTAATGTTACAACTTATCCATTCAAAATAATTGCTTTTATTAATGTTAGTCATGAAATTAACTTTACAGATAATAAAGTTAAGCTTTTATGGCAAATAAACCTAGATCAAGAGATAACATCAAAACCCGTTGCCAAAGATGGTACTCTCTACGTAGCCGCAACAAATGGGAAAATATTCAAAATCGAAGATGGAAAAATTACATGGAATTATACTTTACCTTTCATTGTTACTGGACATCTTACTCTAAATAATGATGGGATTTTAGTTACATGCTGGGATGATTACGTATATCAATTTGATTTTAATGGAAACCTAATGTGGAAAGTAGAACTTGATTCTGATCTAACTTTAGGAGCTGCTTTCGATGGTCAAATAATTTATGTGGTATCCGACAATGGAGTTTTATATGAAATTAAAGACGGTAAAATTTTGAACCACTATGATGTTGGGAAATGGCCTATTTCTGGACCTTTCGTTTCATTATCAGGAAGTGTTTACATTGTAGATGGTATGGGGTATATATGGAAAAACAATAAAAAAGATAAGTTTGTTGGAAATGTCAAAAACCTAGCTTTTTCATTAGAAAACCCTCAAATTCCCCCTGAAAATTCTTTCATATTACTCGATATACTAAATAATAGATATACATTTAAAGAAAATAATATATACAAAAATGATAACTTGATATTGTCACTTGATGAAAATATTCAAGATGGTATTGTTGGAAATAAATTTCTATATGTTTTATCAAGCGGTAATAAATTGTATGTAATTGATTTAAAAAATTATAATATAGTATACAATAACTTTTTTGAAAACTCAAAATTTCTGGTAATGGACAATATTGGAAATTTATTTATAATCGGAAAAAATATTTATGCATTATCTACAAATGACATGCCAAGTGAATCTTGGTACAGCATTTACAAAAATCATTTAAACTCATCTTCTGTAAATTTCTAA
- a CDS encoding class I SAM-dependent rRNA methyltransferase codes for MKVYLKKNIKNRVKNGHPWIYENEIEHIDGTPQNGDIVSVFNHERHFVGKGYINFNSKIRIRILTRLNEEINKSFFEKRIKEALLRRNPKEESFRIIFSEADNLPGIIADKFGDYIVIEINTLGMEKFKNEILDILINTFSPKGIFEKSESTSRIKEGLQESVGWIYKSGPELIPYKVNDILFFADTLGQKTGAFLDQRFNALSLKNYSKDAICLDAFCYTGNFGMHMLKFGAKHVTFLDYSERAIEVVNITAKKNNFKNYDTIIGNAFDILKSYDNNSKIFDIISIDPPAFAKNANSKANAKRGYKEINLRAMKILKNNGILATSSCTQVITEEDFKNIIFSAAVDAGKLARILFRGDQPYDHPYVLNILETKYLKFLLLQLENMKGV; via the coding sequence ATGAAAGTTTATTTAAAGAAAAACATTAAAAATAGAGTTAAAAATGGACATCCATGGATTTATGAAAATGAAATCGAACACATAGATGGAACACCTCAAAATGGTGATATTGTTAGTGTCTTTAACCACGAAAGGCATTTTGTTGGTAAAGGTTACATTAATTTTAACTCTAAAATAAGGATTAGAATTTTAACAAGATTAAATGAAGAAATAAACAAAAGTTTTTTTGAAAAAAGAATAAAAGAAGCATTACTTAGAAGAAATCCAAAAGAAGAAAGCTTTAGAATTATTTTCTCAGAAGCTGATAATTTGCCCGGGATCATAGCCGACAAATTTGGAGATTATATAGTAATTGAAATTAACACTCTTGGAATGGAAAAGTTTAAAAACGAAATATTAGATATATTGATAAATACTTTTTCACCAAAAGGAATATTTGAAAAATCAGAAAGTACATCAAGAATAAAAGAAGGACTTCAAGAATCTGTTGGTTGGATCTATAAATCAGGGCCTGAATTGATACCTTATAAAGTAAATGATATTTTATTCTTTGCTGATACTTTAGGACAAAAAACTGGTGCATTTTTAGATCAAAGATTTAATGCTTTATCACTAAAAAATTATTCAAAAGATGCCATATGTCTAGACGCATTTTGTTACACTGGAAATTTTGGAATGCATATGCTAAAGTTCGGCGCAAAACACGTAACGTTTTTAGATTATTCTGAAAGAGCAATTGAAGTGGTAAACATTACTGCCAAGAAAAACAATTTTAAAAATTACGATACTATAATCGGAAATGCCTTTGATATTTTGAAATCTTATGACAACAATTCAAAAATATTTGATATTATCTCAATTGATCCACCAGCTTTTGCAAAAAATGCAAATAGCAAAGCTAATGCAAAAAGGGGCTACAAAGAGATAAATTTAAGAGCAATGAAGATACTTAAAAATAATGGAATTCTTGCAACTTCTTCATGTACTCAAGTAATTACGGAAGAAGATTTTAAAAATATTATATTTTCAGCAGCAGTTGATGCTGGAAAATTGGCAAGAATTCTCTTTCGTGGAGATCAACCATACGATCATCCTTATGTATTAAATATTCTTGAAACAAAATATCTTAAATTTTTACTTTTACAACTTGAAAATATGAAAGGTGTGTAA
- a CDS encoding iron-containing alcohol dehydrogenase family protein: protein MIVLRFFLPTKVFFEDNYNESVDEIKKLGESFLIITGKSSKKNGSLEELIRILENLNKKYEIFDETLENPPKEMIEEIIRKFGKNWDVIVGLGGGSPMDAAKAIAVLCKNDISIEDLYDQGKYKTASKIICIPTTSGTGSEVTQYSVLTINNVKKGFKHEIVFPTLSLLEPKYTLTMSKELTISTGLDALSHAVESVLSLKSNSFSDLYAFKAIEIISQDLPKLVNNLSDYSLRRNLMLASMYAGVAISITGTTIAHSLGYSFTTDKNIKHGLATAVFLPFEIENSGSKKAEEIKAIMGNILDFLKKLEINLNFEVSDDEIEKWAERVKNSSHVKVTPGIYTKEKIIKAYKWFFEESGLFGG, encoded by the coding sequence GTGATAGTATTGAGGTTCTTTCTTCCAACAAAGGTTTTCTTCGAAGACAACTACAATGAATCAGTAGATGAAATAAAAAAACTTGGTGAAAGCTTTTTAATAATAACAGGAAAAAGCTCTAAAAAAAATGGAAGTCTTGAGGAATTAATAAGGATCTTAGAAAATTTGAACAAAAAATATGAAATTTTTGACGAAACACTTGAAAACCCTCCTAAAGAAATGATAGAAGAAATTATAAGGAAATTTGGTAAAAACTGGGATGTAATTGTTGGTCTTGGCGGTGGTAGTCCAATGGACGCCGCCAAGGCTATTGCTGTCTTGTGTAAAAACGATATTTCAATTGAGGATCTTTATGATCAAGGTAAATACAAAACTGCATCTAAAATAATCTGTATTCCAACAACTTCGGGTACAGGAAGTGAAGTAACACAATATTCTGTACTAACTATCAATAATGTAAAAAAAGGATTTAAGCATGAAATAGTATTCCCTACATTGTCACTCCTTGAGCCTAAATATACTTTAACCATGTCAAAAGAACTTACTATTTCTACAGGTCTTGACGCCCTGTCTCATGCAGTTGAATCTGTACTTTCTCTGAAATCAAACTCTTTCTCAGATCTTTATGCATTCAAAGCAATCGAAATTATTTCTCAAGATTTACCAAAACTTGTTAACAACCTTTCTGATTATTCATTAAGAAGAAATTTAATGCTTGCATCAATGTATGCAGGAGTAGCTATAAGTATTACTGGAACAACAATAGCACATTCATTGGGATACTCTTTTACAACTGACAAAAATATTAAACATGGTCTTGCCACGGCAGTTTTTCTACCTTTTGAAATAGAAAACTCAGGCTCAAAAAAAGCTGAAGAAATTAAAGCAATCATGGGAAATATCCTCGATTTTCTTAAAAAACTAGAAATTAATTTAAATTTTGAAGTTAGTGATGATGAAATTGAAAAATGGGCTGAAAGAGTTAAAAATTCTTCCCATGTAAAAGTTACACCTGGAATTTATACCAAAGAGAAAATTATAAAAGCTTATAAATGGTTCTTTGAAGAATCTGGTTTGTTTGGAGGGTAA
- the gcvPB gene encoding aminomethyl-transferring glycine dehydrogenase subunit GcvPB, whose translation MTIFEISKEGRIGFQLPDNNIKDYEINLPEYLLRKSLPRLPQVSEVDVVRHYTNLSAKNYSVDVGFYPLGSCTMKYNPKVNEKVASFEEFSMIHPFQPHETVQGALKLMYDLKEMLCEITGMDDMTLIPSAGAHGELTGILISRAYHLSRGDTKRTKVIVPDSAHGTNPASARMAGFDVIEIKSGPDGRVDLNELEKVLDETVAVIMLTNPNTLGLFEKDILKIAQMAHDKGALLYYDGANLNAILGRTRPGDMGFDIVHLNLHKTFSTPHGMGGPGSGPVGVKKHLAKFLPVPEIVKIEDKYTLNYNKPESIGFIRSYFGNFSVMVRAYTYIKTMGKDGLKKAGEMAVLNANYLRVKVSKIMDIAYPGICMHEFVSTCEKLTKETGVKALDIAKRLLDYGIHAPTMYFPLIVHEDFMIEPTETESKDTLDKFAQILEKIFNEARENPELVKGAPYNTPVRRLDDVSASRKPVFKYNFEE comes from the coding sequence ATGACAATTTTCGAAATCTCCAAAGAAGGAAGAATAGGTTTTCAGCTACCTGACAATAATATAAAAGATTACGAAATAAATCTTCCAGAATATCTTTTAAGAAAATCCTTGCCAAGACTTCCTCAAGTTAGTGAAGTCGATGTTGTAAGACATTATACTAACCTTTCTGCAAAAAATTATTCAGTAGATGTTGGTTTTTACCCACTTGGTTCATGTACAATGAAATACAATCCAAAAGTAAATGAGAAAGTGGCCTCATTTGAAGAATTTAGTATGATCCATCCATTTCAGCCACATGAAACTGTTCAAGGTGCTTTAAAGTTAATGTACGATCTCAAAGAAATGCTCTGTGAAATTACTGGAATGGATGATATGACGTTAATACCATCTGCAGGGGCTCATGGTGAGTTAACTGGAATATTAATATCAAGAGCCTATCACTTAAGTCGTGGTGATACCAAAAGAACAAAGGTAATTGTGCCCGATAGTGCACATGGAACTAACCCAGCTTCAGCTAGAATGGCTGGATTTGATGTAATTGAAATAAAATCAGGACCAGATGGAAGAGTTGACTTAAATGAACTTGAAAAAGTCTTAGATGAAACTGTTGCAGTAATCATGCTTACAAACCCAAATACTCTTGGATTATTTGAAAAAGATATATTAAAAATTGCACAAATGGCACATGATAAAGGGGCTCTTCTCTATTATGATGGAGCAAATTTAAATGCAATTTTGGGAAGAACAAGACCTGGGGATATGGGATTCGATATTGTCCACTTAAATCTTCATAAAACATTTAGCACTCCTCACGGAATGGGTGGACCTGGAAGCGGACCAGTTGGTGTAAAAAAACACCTTGCTAAGTTTTTACCAGTTCCAGAAATAGTTAAAATTGAGGATAAATACACATTAAATTATAATAAACCTGAAAGTATAGGATTTATAAGAAGCTATTTTGGAAATTTCTCGGTCATGGTTAGAGCATATACATATATTAAAACAATGGGAAAAGATGGATTGAAAAAAGCTGGAGAAATGGCCGTTTTAAACGCTAACTATTTGAGAGTTAAAGTAAGCAAAATAATGGATATTGCATATCCAGGAATATGTATGCACGAATTTGTATCTACGTGTGAAAAACTGACGAAAGAAACCGGTGTAAAAGCATTAGATATTGCTAAAAGATTATTAGACTACGGAATCCACGCTCCAACGATGTATTTCCCATTAATTGTCCATGAAGACTTTATGATTGAACCTACTGAAACTGAAAGTAAAGATACATTAGATAAATTTGCTCAAATACTTGAAAAAATATTTAATGAAGCACGTGAAAATCCTGAGCTTGTAAAAGGTGCACCATATAATACCCCAGTAAGACGTCTTGACGATGTAAGTGCTTCAAGAAAACCTGTATTTAAATACAATTTTGAGGAGTGA